In the Clostridium sporogenes genome, one interval contains:
- a CDS encoding dicarboxylate/amino acid:cation symporter, with protein MKLWENYKWSIILLVSVIIGGIAGLIIGPRAVVVEPLGNLFLNLMFTAIVPLVFFSVASAIANMANMKRLGKILLSVFIVFTFTALIAAVIGVIGALTINTTKGVDPSTMQKIMANTVNEVQNKEKVSMLQQIVNTVTVSDFALLFSRKNMLQIIIFSIIFGISTAMVGEKGKPVAKFLEAGSTVMIKMIDIIMYTAPIGLGCYFASVIGQLGPQILEGYVRVFILYLILTLVYYFIMFTVYAYMAAGKTGIQVFWKNALSPSITSLATCSSAASIPVNLESTKNMGVPKDIRETVIPLGANTHKDGSVIGGVLKITFLLGLFGHDMTSFKAIITIIVVSYLIGAVMGAIPGGGLIGAMLIISIYGFAPEVLGIVAVISTIIDAPATLLNSTGNTVCAMMITRLVEGKDWVKKITA; from the coding sequence ATGAAATTATGGGAAAATTATAAATGGTCTATAATACTACTTGTTTCTGTAATTATAGGGGGGATAGCTGGATTAATTATAGGACCAAGGGCTGTAGTGGTAGAACCTTTAGGTAATTTATTTTTAAATTTAATGTTCACTGCAATTGTACCTTTAGTATTTTTTAGTGTTGCTTCAGCCATTGCTAATATGGCTAACATGAAAAGACTAGGAAAAATTTTATTAAGTGTATTTATAGTATTTACTTTTACTGCACTAATTGCAGCTGTAATTGGGGTTATAGGAGCTTTAACAATAAATACTACAAAGGGAGTAGACCCTTCAACTATGCAAAAGATAATGGCGAATACAGTTAATGAAGTTCAAAATAAAGAAAAGGTAAGTATGCTACAACAGATTGTAAATACAGTTACAGTATCAGATTTTGCATTATTATTTTCTAGAAAAAATATGCTGCAAATTATTATATTCTCAATAATTTTCGGTATTTCTACAGCTATGGTAGGGGAAAAGGGCAAACCTGTTGCTAAATTTTTAGAAGCTGGTTCAACTGTAATGATAAAGATGATAGATATAATTATGTATACAGCGCCAATAGGACTTGGTTGTTATTTTGCTTCAGTAATAGGACAGCTTGGACCTCAAATACTTGAAGGATATGTGAGAGTCTTTATATTATATTTGATACTTACTTTGGTATATTATTTTATTATGTTTACTGTATATGCTTATATGGCAGCAGGAAAAACAGGGATACAAGTATTTTGGAAGAATGCATTATCACCTTCAATAACATCCCTTGCTACATGTTCTAGTGCAGCATCTATTCCTGTTAACTTAGAAAGTACAAAGAATATGGGAGTACCCAAAGATATTAGAGAAACAGTTATACCATTAGGAGCAAATACTCATAAAGATGGTTCTGTTATAGGCGGAGTTTTAAAAATAACTTTTTTACTTGGATTGTTTGGTCATGATATGACTAGTTTTAAAGCAATAATTACAATAATTGTAGTATCCTATTTGATAGGAGCTGTTATGGGGGCTATTCCTGGGGGAGGACTTATAGGTGCTATGCTAATCATAAGTATATATGGTTTTGCACCTGAAGTTTTAGGAATAGTAGCAGTTATAAGTACTATAATAGATGCTCCGGCAACACTATTAAATTCTACAGGGAATACAGTGTGTGCAATGATGATAACAAGACTTGTGGAAGGAAAGGATTGGGTTAAGAAAATTACGGCTTAA
- a CDS encoding pentapeptide repeat-containing protein produces MICTYESKFDKELRVDCKKCFGLCCIALYFSASEGFPTNKNAGKPCINLHSDFTCSVHQNLRKKGLKGCTAYDCFGAGQKVSQITYEGHSWSEIPQSANKMFDVFLIMRQLHEMLWYLNQSFTLQTNEDIKKEICLLLDNTESLTLLDADSLLTLDVDAHRTKVNMILKNTSELIRSKTSNGKKVSSKNRKNHSHPLDYFGSDLRKVNLRGADLRGACLIASNLKGVDLTGADLIGADLRDADLSGTNLRNSIFLTQGQINTAKGDSHTKLPKMITPPAYWSK; encoded by the coding sequence ATGATATGTACATATGAAAGCAAGTTCGATAAAGAATTAAGAGTTGATTGCAAAAAATGTTTTGGACTATGTTGTATAGCACTATATTTTTCAGCTTCAGAAGGTTTCCCAACTAATAAAAATGCTGGTAAACCTTGTATAAACCTGCACTCAGATTTTACATGCTCTGTTCACCAAAATCTTAGGAAAAAAGGTCTTAAAGGTTGTACTGCTTATGATTGTTTTGGTGCCGGTCAAAAGGTATCTCAAATTACTTATGAAGGCCATAGTTGGAGTGAAATTCCCCAATCTGCTAATAAAATGTTTGATGTATTTCTTATTATGAGACAACTTCATGAAATGTTGTGGTATCTTAATCAATCATTTACTCTTCAAACAAATGAAGATATAAAAAAAGAGATCTGCTTATTACTAGACAATACTGAATCTCTTACTCTTCTTGATGCTGACTCTCTATTAACACTAGATGTGGATGCTCACCGTACTAAAGTTAACATGATACTTAAAAATACCAGTGAACTAATACGTTCTAAAACATCTAATGGTAAAAAAGTATCTTCAAAAAATAGAAAAAATCACTCTCATCCGTTAGATTATTTTGGTTCGGATCTAAGAAAAGTAAACCTTAGAGGTGCAGACTTAAGAGGAGCCTGTCTTATAGCTTCAAATCTTAAAGGAGTAGATTTGACTGGAGCTGATCTTATAGGTGCTGACCTTAGAGATGCAGACCTTAGTGGAACCAATCTTAGAAATAGCATATTTCTTACACAAGGCCAAATTAATACAGCTAAAGGTGATTCTCATACGAAGCTACCTAAAATGATAACTCCTCCAGCATATTGGTCAAAATAA
- a CDS encoding ABC transporter ATP-binding protein, whose protein sequence is MDKILTCSNLKKGYFNKNALNGLGMEVKKGRIVGLLGPNGSGKTTFLKIAAGILKCSSGEILIDGEAPGVSTKAKVAYLPDKNFLYKWMKIKDAVEFYKDFYGDFNEKKCNELLEFMNLDKESKVTALSKGMLEKLLLTLTLSRKAKLYLLDEPLGGVDPVSRDKILDAIINNYSEDSSIVVTTHLVNDIERIFDDVFFISDGEIALSGIAEELRMEKGMSIDELYKEVFK, encoded by the coding sequence ATGGATAAGATATTAACTTGTTCTAATTTAAAAAAGGGTTATTTTAATAAAAATGCACTGAATGGGTTAGGTATGGAAGTAAAAAAGGGAAGAATAGTAGGATTATTAGGGCCAAATGGTAGTGGAAAAACTACATTTTTAAAAATAGCAGCAGGAATATTAAAATGTAGTTCAGGAGAAATATTAATAGATGGAGAAGCTCCAGGGGTAAGTACTAAGGCTAAAGTTGCATATTTGCCTGATAAAAACTTTTTGTATAAATGGATGAAAATAAAGGATGCAGTAGAATTTTATAAGGATTTTTATGGAGACTTTAATGAGAAAAAGTGTAATGAGCTTTTAGAATTTATGAATTTAGATAAAGAAAGTAAAGTTACTGCATTATCTAAAGGTATGCTTGAAAAATTACTTCTTACATTAACTTTATCTAGAAAAGCAAAATTATATCTATTAGATGAACCTTTAGGTGGCGTGGACCCAGTAAGCAGAGATAAAATATTAGATGCAATAATAAATAATTATAGTGAAGATAGTAGCATAGTAGTCACCACCCATTTAGTTAATGACATAGAAAGAATTTTTGATGATGTTTTCTTTATATCTGATGGTGAGATAGCATTAAGTGGTATAGCAGAGGAACTTAGAATGGAAAAGGGAATGTCTATAGATGAATTGTACAAGGAGGTATTTAAATAA
- a CDS encoding ABC transporter permease — MGKLIKYNFKCYYKEILILLSLIVLSNLGLFYKINKWPREVIFALSIAILSFACLVVLIWNISMFSKDLYSDTSYLIFTLPVKGRSIVGAKLVTSIIQVTLVNIVAGIFIYIHFKNSRLAYFDITAYLTFKNIFIAIIVGIFEYIILLLTIYVSIALSRVAIRKKKLGKLGSFGIFVAICIVSEKLTIWLAKIFPQTIELAIRPSTVISNTTNSARVALDFVNINIASTIFDIVLTVILFIVVSYLLQEKVEI; from the coding sequence ATGGGGAAGCTTATAAAATATAATTTCAAATGTTATTATAAAGAAATTTTAATATTACTAAGTTTAATAGTTTTATCTAATTTAGGTCTTTTTTATAAAATAAATAAATGGCCAAGAGAAGTAATATTTGCACTATCAATTGCTATACTTTCTTTTGCTTGTTTAGTAGTTTTAATATGGAATATAAGTATGTTTAGTAAGGATCTTTATTCGGATACTTCTTATTTAATATTCACATTGCCTGTTAAAGGTAGAAGTATAGTAGGTGCTAAATTAGTAACATCAATTATTCAAGTTACATTAGTAAATATAGTAGCGGGAATATTTATATATATACATTTTAAAAATAGCCGTTTAGCATATTTTGATATTACAGCATATTTAACTTTCAAAAATATTTTTATTGCTATTATTGTAGGAATTTTTGAGTATATAATTTTATTATTAACTATATATGTGTCTATAGCATTATCTAGAGTTGCTATTAGAAAGAAGAAACTTGGCAAATTAGGTTCATTTGGAATATTTGTTGCTATATGTATAGTTTCAGAAAAATTAACTATATGGCTAGCAAAAATTTTTCCTCAAACTATAGAACTAGCTATAAGACCAAGTACAGTTATATCAAACACAACTAATAGTGCAAGAGTTGCTTTAGATTTTGTAAATATTAACATAGCTTCTACAATATTTGATATAGTGCTTACAGTAATATTATTTATAGTAGTATCTTATTTATTACAAGAAAAAGTTGAAATTTAA
- a CDS encoding L-2-amino-thiazoline-4-carboxylic acid hydrolase: MKVSKAYKILIWSNKRYIIKTYGIDYYNKFRIIADKKLKEIEPKVPDIGKSVNSLNYAFIIAYVPFFHAFNQLQETKDIAGELIWVINENFFRKIPNFIWLKMGKISSSPKGIKTLKKEQEKNELGLAHPMDWKFEVIDNYDGTYCCNIKECGALKVLREIGEDRIFPYPCRLDYLMANLKGNKFKRTKTLADGDECCNCNIMGSGYTEWSPEKGFEQRK, from the coding sequence GTGAAAGTTAGTAAAGCATATAAAATATTAATATGGTCAAATAAAAGGTATATAATAAAGACCTATGGCATTGATTATTATAATAAATTTAGAATAATTGCAGATAAAAAGTTAAAAGAAATTGAGCCTAAAGTTCCTGATATAGGAAAGAGTGTAAATTCATTAAATTATGCTTTTATAATAGCATATGTTCCTTTTTTTCATGCATTTAATCAGCTTCAAGAAACAAAAGATATAGCAGGGGAATTAATTTGGGTAATTAATGAAAATTTCTTTAGAAAAATTCCTAATTTTATTTGGTTAAAAATGGGCAAGATTTCTTCATCACCAAAGGGTATCAAAACATTAAAAAAGGAACAGGAAAAAAATGAATTAGGATTGGCCCACCCTATGGATTGGAAATTTGAAGTTATTGATAATTATGATGGAACTTATTGTTGTAATATAAAAGAATGTGGGGCGTTAAAAGTTTTAAGAGAAATTGGAGAAGATAGAATTTTCCCATATCCATGTAGACTTGATTATTTAATGGCTAACTTAAAAGGAAATAAGTTTAAAAGGACTAAAACTCTTGCTGACGGAGATGAATGTTGTAATTGCAATATAATGGGGTCAGGGTACACAGAGTGGTCACCAGAAAAAGGTTTTGAACAAAGAAAATAA
- a CDS encoding extracellular solute-binding protein gives MKKNKSLLSKIYAILVYAFLYLPILVLVAFSFNKSKLNATFTGFTLDWYKNLINNTQILEALKNSLIIAFISTFFAVIIGTLAAIGMYRYKFKGKKAMEGLLYIPVVIPEIVMGISMLAFFSSLNLPAGLITLILAHITFCISYVIIVVRARLDGFDSALEEAAQDLGATPWQTLTKVTLPVISPGIISGALLAFTLSLDDVIISFFAAGPDSNTLPLKIFAMVKFGVTPEINALSTVMMVFTLSMVVIAEGIRRNMLKNKKVKKALSFVVILLMITGVGFTIFGNTTKTEKQVLNIFNWSEFLPQSVVEQFEKEYNVKVNYSTFSSNEEMLAKLMGGNVPYDLVVTSDYAIEIMTKQKLVQPIDKNNVPNLSNIDKNVLDLAFDPKNTYSLPYMWGGNNIVIDKTKVTKKITSFDDLWDSQFKNSLVILDDPRVMIGLALQKNGYSINTKNPKELQKAKEDLIKLMPNVKAFDSESPKTLLINGEASIGYVWGTEAYLAKLENPNLEVVLTKEGVIPQYDNFVIPKKAKNKKLAEEFINFIYKPEVSAQVSEEFPYANPNKAAYNLMDKDKLNDIAVYPPREAVEGNELIKDVGETTKLYDDIWTEIKNSKK, from the coding sequence ATGAAAAAGAATAAAAGTTTATTAAGTAAAATATATGCAATTTTAGTGTATGCTTTTTTATATCTACCAATCCTTGTTTTGGTGGCATTCTCCTTTAATAAATCTAAACTGAATGCTACCTTTACAGGCTTTACATTAGATTGGTATAAAAATTTAATAAATAATACTCAGATATTAGAAGCATTAAAAAACAGTTTAATAATAGCTTTTATAAGTACTTTTTTTGCAGTAATTATAGGAACTTTAGCTGCTATAGGTATGTATAGATACAAATTTAAGGGGAAAAAGGCTATGGAGGGACTGCTTTATATTCCAGTAGTTATTCCTGAAATAGTTATGGGCATATCCATGCTTGCTTTTTTCTCTTCTCTTAATTTGCCTGCAGGACTTATAACTTTAATACTTGCTCATATAACCTTTTGTATTTCCTACGTTATTATAGTAGTTAGAGCTAGGTTAGATGGATTTGATTCTGCACTAGAGGAGGCTGCTCAAGATTTAGGAGCTACACCTTGGCAAACTTTAACTAAGGTCACATTGCCTGTAATATCACCAGGAATTATATCTGGTGCGTTACTTGCTTTTACATTGTCTTTAGATGATGTTATAATAAGCTTTTTTGCCGCTGGACCAGACAGTAATACATTGCCACTTAAGATATTTGCTATGGTTAAGTTTGGAGTAACCCCTGAAATAAATGCATTGTCTACTGTGATGATGGTGTTTACTTTAAGTATGGTGGTTATAGCTGAAGGTATAAGAAGAAATATGCTTAAAAATAAAAAAGTAAAAAAAGCATTATCTTTTGTAGTCATACTACTAATGATTACTGGAGTTGGTTTCACCATTTTTGGAAACACAACTAAAACAGAAAAGCAAGTATTGAATATATTTAACTGGTCAGAATTTTTACCACAGTCTGTTGTTGAACAGTTTGAAAAAGAATATAATGTAAAAGTTAATTATTCTACTTTTTCTTCTAATGAAGAAATGCTTGCAAAATTAATGGGTGGAAATGTTCCATATGATTTAGTAGTAACTAGTGATTATGCTATTGAAATAATGACTAAACAAAAATTAGTTCAACCTATAGATAAAAATAATGTTCCGAACTTATCTAATATAGATAAAAATGTACTTGATTTAGCCTTTGATCCTAAGAATACCTATAGTTTGCCTTATATGTGGGGAGGTAACAATATAGTAATAGATAAGACTAAAGTTACTAAAAAAATTACTTCTTTTGATGACCTATGGGATAGTCAATTTAAAAATTCTTTGGTAATTTTGGATGACCCAAGGGTTATGATAGGGTTAGCTCTACAAAAGAATGGATACTCTATAAATACTAAAAATCCAAAAGAACTTCAAAAGGCTAAAGAGGATTTAATAAAATTAATGCCAAATGTAAAAGCCTTTGATAGTGAATCTCCAAAAACTTTACTTATAAATGGAGAGGCTTCTATAGGATATGTATGGGGAACAGAAGCATATCTTGCTAAGCTTGAAAACCCTAATTTGGAAGTAGTTTTAACAAAAGAGGGTGTAATTCCTCAATATGATAACTTTGTAATCCCTAAAAAGGCTAAAAATAAAAAATTAGCAGAGGAATTTATAAACTTCATATATAAACCTGAAGTAAGTGCTCAAGTGTCTGAGGAATTTCCTTATGCAAATCCAAATAAGGCAGCATATAATCTAATGGATAAAGATAAGCTAAATGACATAGCAGTTTATCCACCAAGAGAAGCAGTAGAAGGAAATGAACTTATTAAGGATGTAGGTGAAACTACAAAATTATATGATGATATATGGACTGAAATTAAAAACAGTAAAAAATAA
- a CDS encoding ABC transporter permease, which translates to MWGKFSNAFSNIFEKQLHDKNTDINLREDKEGIKSKLKKSTPIFKTVGPVALWLITFFVVPLLLVLVVSFLSRGEYGDIRLPFTLKNYRRLMDPMYGEILIKTLTISISTTLGCLIIGYPFAYFIGKSDKKHRGLLLLLVILPFWTNSLVRTYAWIILLKTEGVINTYLLKFGLIHSPLQMLYTDGAVFIGILYIMLPFMVLPIYTSIEKLDMSYIEAANDLGASPYKTFKEITLPLTLPGIIAGCMLVFIPTLGYFFISDLMGGSKTMLISNLIKNQFLTSRDWPFGSAIAVILIILMLIAISFYFKGNKPRKGTEEVS; encoded by the coding sequence ATGTGGGGGAAATTTAGCAATGCTTTTTCAAATATTTTTGAAAAGCAATTGCATGATAAAAATACAGATATTAATTTAAGAGAAGATAAAGAGGGAATAAAGAGTAAGTTAAAAAAATCTACCCCTATATTTAAGACAGTGGGGCCCGTTGCCCTGTGGCTTATTACATTTTTTGTTGTTCCTTTACTTCTTGTGCTAGTGGTTAGCTTTTTATCAAGAGGTGAATATGGAGATATAAGATTACCTTTTACATTGAAAAATTATAGAAGACTTATGGATCCTATGTACGGAGAAATTTTAATTAAAACTTTGACAATTTCTATTAGTACTACTTTAGGGTGTTTGATTATAGGTTATCCTTTTGCATATTTCATTGGAAAATCAGATAAAAAACATAGAGGACTATTATTATTATTAGTTATACTACCTTTTTGGACTAACTCTTTAGTCCGAACTTATGCATGGATAATACTTTTAAAAACGGAGGGAGTAATTAACACATATCTTTTGAAATTTGGCTTAATTCACTCTCCATTGCAAATGCTTTATACAGATGGTGCTGTATTTATAGGAATTCTTTATATAATGTTACCTTTTATGGTGCTACCTATTTATACATCTATAGAAAAATTAGATATGAGTTATATAGAAGCTGCCAATGATCTTGGAGCATCACCTTATAAAACCTTTAAAGAAATAACATTACCTTTAACTCTACCGGGTATTATAGCAGGATGTATGCTAGTGTTTATACCAACCTTAGGTTATTTCTTTATATCTGACTTAATGGGTGGAAGTAAAACTATGTTAATTTCAAATCTAATTAAAAATCAATTTTTAACCTCTAGAGATTGGCCTTTTGGTTCAGCTATAGCAGTGATATTAATTATTTTAATGCTTATAGCTATAAGTTTCTATTTTAAAGGAAATAAGCCAAGGAAGGGTACTGAGGAGGTTAGCTAA
- the potA gene encoding polyamine ABC transporter ATP-binding protein: MIEVMVQLKNVSKKFLENNSLAVDKVSLDINKGEFLTILGPSGCGKTTTLRMIAGFEDQSDGSIFIDGEEVSKVPAYKRCVNTVFQSYALFPHMNIFENVAFGLKVKNVPESQIKERVKEMLKMVQLEGYDNRMPSELSGGQKQRVAIARAVINNPKVLLLDEPLGALDLKLRKQMQLELKQLQRKLGITFIYVTHDQEEALTMSDRIVVMNKGVIEHVGTPADIYERPKTKFVANFIGETNLFEGKILEKNNNRYLLDEYDGEEILITGSSTSMTQEVCLAIRPERIKLSNSVDNGMVGIKVNIKERIYNGSVIKTVVVTQNGREFVVSEPISDVYSPHNTDDKLYLFATWNPKHAVVMQ; the protein is encoded by the coding sequence TTGATTGAGGTAATGGTTCAATTAAAAAATGTTAGTAAAAAATTCTTGGAGAATAATTCTTTAGCGGTAGATAAAGTTTCTCTAGATATAAATAAAGGAGAATTTTTGACTATTTTAGGTCCAAGTGGATGTGGTAAGACAACAACATTAAGGATGATAGCAGGTTTTGAAGACCAAAGTGATGGATCAATTTTTATAGATGGTGAAGAGGTTTCAAAGGTACCTGCATATAAAAGATGCGTTAACACTGTATTCCAAAGTTATGCATTATTTCCACATATGAATATTTTTGAAAATGTGGCTTTTGGGTTAAAAGTTAAAAATGTACCAGAAAGTCAAATTAAAGAAAGAGTAAAAGAAATGTTAAAGATGGTTCAACTTGAAGGTTATGATAATAGAATGCCAAGTGAACTTTCTGGTGGTCAAAAACAAAGAGTAGCTATAGCAAGGGCTGTTATAAATAACCCCAAGGTGCTTTTATTAGATGAGCCTTTGGGAGCATTAGATTTAAAACTTAGAAAACAAATGCAATTAGAGTTAAAACAACTTCAAAGAAAGTTGGGAATAACTTTTATTTATGTAACTCATGACCAAGAAGAAGCATTAACTATGTCAGATAGGATTGTAGTTATGAATAAAGGTGTTATAGAACATGTTGGAACTCCAGCAGATATATATGAAAGACCAAAAACTAAATTTGTAGCAAACTTCATTGGAGAAACTAATTTATTTGAAGGAAAAATTTTAGAAAAGAATAATAATAGATATTTATTAGATGAATATGATGGAGAAGAAATATTAATAACTGGATCTTCTACATCTATGACACAAGAAGTATGCCTTGCTATTAGACCAGAGAGAATTAAACTTTCAAATAGTGTGGATAATGGAATGGTAGGAATAAAAGTAAATATTAAAGAAAGAATTTATAACGGATCTGTAATTAAAACCGTTGTTGTTACTCAAAATGGTAGGGAATTTGTGGTGTCAGAACCTATAAGTGACGTATACTCTCCACATAATACTGATGATAAACTATACTTGTTTGCCACATGGAATCCTAAACATGCAGTGGTGATGCAATAA
- a CDS encoding GntR family transcriptional regulator produces the protein MKIKFDDKIAIYIQIMNYVKQNIVNSSLHLGDKLPSVREFSKELTVNPNTLQRAYQELEREDIIFTQRGMGSFISKDKKIIERLREEMSREIVHDFLEGMKKIGFRKEEILNEIRKELEKEDINNG, from the coding sequence TTGAAAATAAAATTTGATGATAAAATAGCAATATATATCCAAATAATGAATTATGTGAAACAAAACATAGTTAACAGTAGTCTTCATTTAGGGGATAAACTCCCATCTGTTAGAGAATTCTCTAAAGAACTGACTGTTAATCCCAATACATTACAAAGAGCTTATCAAGAATTGGAGCGAGAAGATATAATTTTTACTCAACGGGGAATGGGGTCTTTTATTAGTAAAGATAAAAAAATAATAGAAAGGCTAAGAGAGGAAATGAGTAGGGAAATAGTACATGATTTTTTAGAGGGAATGAAGAAAATAGGATTTAGAAAAGAAGAAATATTAAATGAAATAAGAAAGGAATTAGAAAAGGAGGATATAAATAATGGATAA
- a CDS encoding AraC family transcriptional regulator, with protein MNKINSSSNIKRGFLKEDFRFFHLRDKKDMEFELHYHDFNKIIVFISGNVSYLIEGKAYKLKPWDILFVSSNDLHKVIINNDEPYERIIIWVNSKFLEMHNKNNSNLLTCFQLSSKHKINLFRMEEHNISLIKHTLFSLESATKDKEFGNILLRNSLFIQLMVYLNRLFMNNTNHIGKNDIEYDSQIEEIINYIKDNLQDDLSIDTLSSKFFINKYYLMHKFKAQTGYTLHKYIQQKRLAFSKSLIIKGYKITDVYVNCGFGDYSSFIRAFKKAYGISPKDYYKNFKNY; from the coding sequence ATCAACAAAATAAACTCTTCATCAAACATAAAAAGAGGATTTTTAAAAGAAGATTTTAGATTTTTTCATCTAAGAGATAAAAAAGATATGGAATTTGAACTTCATTATCATGACTTTAATAAGATAATTGTCTTTATATCCGGGAATGTTAGTTATCTTATAGAAGGGAAAGCCTATAAACTGAAGCCTTGGGATATACTTTTTGTAAGCAGTAATGATTTACATAAAGTTATAATAAATAATGATGAACCCTATGAAAGGATAATAATATGGGTTAATTCAAAGTTTTTAGAAATGCACAATAAAAATAACAGCAACTTGCTTACTTGCTTTCAATTATCATCTAAACATAAAATTAATCTTTTTCGTATGGAAGAGCATAATATATCCTTAATAAAACATACTTTATTTTCTCTTGAATCTGCTACAAAAGATAAGGAATTTGGCAATATTTTATTAAGAAATTCTTTATTCATTCAGTTAATGGTGTATCTAAATAGGTTATTTATGAATAATACAAATCATATAGGGAAAAATGATATAGAATATGATAGCCAAATAGAAGAAATTATAAATTATATAAAAGACAATCTTCAAGATGACTTATCTATAGACACTTTATCCTCTAAATTTTTCATAAATAAATATTATCTTATGCATAAATTTAAAGCTCAAACAGGGTATACTCTTCATAAGTATATACAACAAAAACGTTTAGCTTTTTCTAAATCTCTTATAATAAAAGGTTATAAAATTACAGATGTATATGTAAATTGTGGTTTTGGAGATTATTCAAGCTTTATACGTGCTTTTAAAAAAGCTTACGGAATATCTCCTAAGGATTATTACAAGAACTTTAAGAACTATTAG
- a CDS encoding GNAT family N-acetyltransferase has protein sequence MNFKKISILDIKEVVDIYMNTFNSPPWNDKWTIETASKRLYQMINCESSYGLVAYEDELICGIILGNEEQYYDGIVFNIKEFCVRNDIRNKGLGTKIFEEFENRLKGKGMTKITLVTTKDYRTEGFYKKRGLESNNEMVVMEKEL, from the coding sequence ATGAATTTTAAGAAGATATCCATATTAGATATAAAAGAGGTTGTAGATATATATATGAATACGTTTAACTCTCCACCTTGGAATGACAAATGGACAATTGAAACTGCTTCAAAACGTTTATATCAAATGATAAATTGTGAATCTTCATATGGACTTGTAGCATATGAGGATGAGTTAATTTGCGGTATCATTTTAGGAAATGAAGAGCAGTACTATGATGGTATTGTGTTTAATATTAAAGAATTCTGTGTCAGGAATGATATACGGAACAAAGGGCTTGGTACAAAAATTTTTGAAGAATTTGAAAATCGATTAAAAGGTAAAGGTATGACTAAAATTACATTAGTTACTACAAAGGATTATAGGACAGAAGGATTTTATAAAAAAAGAGGATTAGAATCAAATAATGAAATGGTTGTTATGGAGAAAGAACTTTAA